The DNA segment CGCAGCAACGCTTCGTAATCCGGCCAGGGAGCGTAAACCCGTTCCATGCTGGCCCATTCCAACCGATTGACGACATGATAGAGAATTTTTGAGCCTAAATGGGACATACCCACATCATAAACATCAGGAAAAGCAAAAGCCATGCTCACTTCCACGCTTTGCGGAGGTTTAACAACAGCATTCAGCTCCTGTCCCATATAGCGAACCGGTTTGCTGACGGTCGCCAGCAAAGCATCATCGAGTATTTTTGTCATTTTAAAATCCATTCCTTTCGCAGCGCTCATGGCATAAATCGAGATGAAAAGGATGCAAACAGTTCCTTTTCACGCTATCACCTATTCATTCAGTTCTGCTTTTTCATATTTTCAGTATACAGGAAGCAACTGTGTTTGACAAGACAACACACAGTATAGAAAAAGCTGCCGAATCCCCACCTGATCATTGCTTGTGGCAGAAGCAGCAGCAATTTTCACCCGCAGCGTCCTTGCATGGTTTTCTTGCCGGTAACAGATTTTCTACCCCGGCGTGGCAGTACTATTCTCTACCCCTTTTTTGAAAACCAGGCGGATCCAGATCAGATTGACCACAATAGAAACAGCGGCAAATAAAAATACGAAACGAATGCCGAGCCAGGTACCAATTGCACCGCCAATCAGCGGTCCCAGGGCACCGCCAAAACCGTTAAAGCTGTTGCTGATGCCAAAAGCACGGCCGCGGAATTCCAATGGCACCGACGCGGCAATGATCGCATTGACAGCCGGCACCACACCGGCCAGAAACAGCCCATAGGCAAAGCGCATGGCGGCAAAAACGTAGACATTATGGGCAAAAATTTGCAGCAGATTCATCATAGCCACTCCGACCAGGGAGTAGGATAAGGTGTTGCGAAAACCGATCTTCTCTCCGTAGCGCGCCCAAATCGGTGCGGCAATTACAGAAGCAATCCCAGCCAGACTGAAAATAATGCCGGAGTAGGTGGCAACATTCTCACCGACACCCAATTGACCGATAAAGAGAGTCAGAACCGGTTGAATGATCATCAGCGATAGGGTGATCATCGTCTGCGTGATCAGCATAGCCATCAGGCTGCGATTATAGGACGCTTCTTTTAAATCCTGCAGGATATTGGAACGCGGTTTCTCCGTTTTCAGAATCTTTTCCTGTACGCCGAATATAACGACCACAGTGGCTAAAAGCAGGGTGCCGCCGCCGATCAGCATGGTCTGACGCATGCCGAAGGCTGCCGCCAACAGTCCGCCAAAGAGCGGACCAATCACACTGCCGGCATTGCTGGCGGTGGAAATCAAACTTAAGGAACGTCCGACTCGATGCTCCGGCGTATTGGTTGCCACCAATGAGATCGCCGAAGGAATAAAGCCGCTGAGCAAACCGTTTAAAAGACGACAGACCAGCAGATGCCACGGCTGTGTCGCAAAAAACATCATAAAATAGGTCAGAGCAATGCCTAAACCGGAACGAATGATCATCGGCTTTTTACCAAATCGGTCTGCCAAAGAACCCCAGATAGGTGACATGATCGAACTGGTAATAAAAGAAGCGGAAAAAATCAAACCGGACCAAAATTCTACATTGCTTTCCTGACCGATTTCTTGCAGCAATAAAGGCAAAAAGGGTGAGACCAAAGAAAAACTGGTACCTGCAATAAAGGTACCGATCCACAGAATATACAGATTACGCTGCCAGTTTTCCTCCATGACAAATCATCCTTTCCGGTAACCATGCCGTTAATCTGAACGCAGTTATAATTCGCATTATAACCGATTGTCTGCCGATATGCCAGCAAGTTTTCTGTTCGGTTTTTGCTCTTTCCGGCTGGGCAAAAAAAGCGTTGTCCCTAGTTATGGAACAACGTCTTATTGCTGCGCATAGCAACCGAAGTGACAATACCCAAGCCCCATAAAACCGCCATTAGGTTCGAACTGGCATAACTCATCAAGGGCCAGGGGATGCCGGTAACCGGCATCACACCCAAAGTCATACCGACATTGATCAATAAATGGAACAGCAGCATACTGCCGATACCGGCGCATATCAATTTTCCATAGCGGTCCTCGGCATGAAAACTGATGAAAAAAATGCGGTAAATCAGGATCAGATAGAGGACAATCATCAGGCTGGCTCCGACAAAGCCAAATTCTTCTGCTAAGGATGAGAAAATCATATCCGAATGTTTTTCCGGTAAAAACTCCAATTGTGTCTGCGTTCCTTGTAAAAACCCTTTGCCCCAAAGCCGTCCGGAACCGATCGCGATCATGGATTGTATCAACTGCCAGGTATATTTGCCATAAGCCGAATTTGTTTTATAGTATTCCAGGTTGGTAAAAATCAGCAGCCGCACTTTTTGATACTCTTCCAAATGGCCCCATAGGAGCGGAACTGACGCGCAGCCTGCCGCGATCACAGCTGCGATATAGCGCCAATCAAGTCCAGCCACAAACACCATGCCCAGCCAGATCGCCAATAAAACCAGACCGGAACCAAGATCCGGCTGCAATAAAACCAAACCCAAAGGAACCAACACCAGCAAAAGCAAAGGTCCCAGACAACGAATCGATTTTAAGCGGTTCTCATCAAGCAAAAGTTTTGCCAAGGTCAGGCTCAGCATAATTTTGGCTAATTCGACCGGCTGTAAACTCAAAGGACCTAACGGAATCCAAGACTGTCCGCCGTAGTTTCCTTCCCGCCCGAGCAACAAGACCAAAATTAAAAGACCGATCATAATCCCATATACCCAGCGGCTGAAATGATTCCAGATCGAATAATCAACCATCGCACTCATAAAAAAGAGCACCATTCCCAAAAACATAGCCAGAAGATGACGAATAATATAATAATAAGGTTGGTCTTCTACTAAATCACGGCTGGCACTGTAAATCACAAAGCTGCTGACAATCAAAAAGAGGATCATGATCCCAATCAGCTGCCAATCTGCATTTTTCAATAACCGTCGATCGAAATGAAAAAAATTCATCTCTTTATCCTCACCTTACTCATGAAATTCGCTTTCTTTGTGGAATAAGCCGATCAGTTGGGTAAAAAACCCGCGTCTGACCTGAATTTGTTTTTCCTGTCTGGGGAAGCTTATTTTCTCTCCCAGTAAGCGGCGGGCAATTCTGCGGAAACTCTGTGAAGCAGCCGATTGATCGGACAATACCAATAACTCTCCCTGATTGGCGGCTCGCGTACAACCGGCATCTTCAGGAACAATCCCCAGCAGCATGGCAGGGATGATCTGGCAAATGCTCTCGATATCCAGCATTTCGCCGCGATGCATGACCTGAAACTGAACCCGGTTGATGATCAGGTAGATTTCAGCGCTGCTGTGGCGCGCCGCTTCCTGCAAAGTTCGTCTGGCGTTTTGCACAGCAGCAATATCCGGAATCGTGACGCAAATGAAAGCATCCGCTTGACTGGTGGCAAGACGATAAAAATCTCCCAACCCGGCCGGACAATCAAGCAGGATAAAATCATACTGTTCGCGCAGCTGCCGCAGCAATTCCGTTGTTTCAAAGACTGGAAACTCTGTTGTTTTTTCTGCTGCCGCTAAGAAAAACAGCGTAGGGAAGTACGGTACAGTTAAAATCGCTTTCTCTGCCGGACAAATATGCTGGATGACATGGGAGAAATCCAGAGAAACCTCCGTTTCCAGACCAAGCAGCAAATCCAGATTTCGTAAACCGGCATCACCGTCAATCAACAGGACTTTCTTGCCTTGCATAGCCAAAGCCGCGCCTAAATTAGCAGTCACTGTCGTTTTGCCTGTGCCTCCCTTGCCGGAAACAATCGCATAAATTTTACCCATTTTGTCACCCCCCCCGATCGTGGCGAATAACCGCTTCTGCCGCTAATTGATGAACTGTAAATTCAATTTGGTATTGCCAAAGTACTGACGGATCAATTGGGATACCGTCGGCGCACAGGCGGAGCTGCCGCTGCGTCCGGCTTCAACCGACATAGTGATGGCAATCTTTGGATTATCTGCCGGTGCATAAGCCGAAAACCAGGCATCTGACTTTAAATCATAGGGATCATTGGCGACCTGTGCCGTACCTGTTTTTGCCGCTACATCATAAGGTAAATCTTGCCACAGATTAAGTGCCGCCTGCGTTCCGAAGCTGGCGGTCTCGGAAGTGCCTCCCGCTTTGGTTACCCCAACCAGGCCCTCCTGAATGGCATTCCAAGTAGAGTCTTTCAGTTCAATGCTCTCCATCAAAGTCTTTTGATAAACCTGTTCAATGCTGTCGTCGGCATTTTGAATATAATCGACCAAAGCAGGAGCATAGCGCTCCCCTTTGTTGGCGAGTTGAGCCATCACATCCACCATCTGCAGGGGTGTAAATGCGCTGAATTCCTGACCGATAGCGGAGAAAATGGTTTCCCCCTCATACCAGGGTTCATCGGCAATCAGGCCATTTTCCGAAGCCCAGAGTTTATATTCCGGGTTGGAACGATGGGTAAAACTATAGTCACCTTCCGCTTCATATAATAAATCCTTGAAACCGGTATCCTCTCCCAAGCCGAAAAGCGAAGCATAATAATCCAGCCGATCAATACCGACCCGGCGCCCCATTTCATAGAAAAAGCTGTTGCAGGAATGGGAGATGGCCTGTGTCCCGGTCAGCCAGCCATGGCTGTTGGGATAAACCCAGCACTTGGGTGGATTGACCGAGTCCAAAGTATCGTAATACCCTTTGCATTCGACTGTTTCGTCCAGCTGTAAGACGCCGGACTCCAGAGCCGCTGCCAACGTAATCGGTTTAAAAATGGAACCCGGAGCCAAAGCTGCCAAGACCGTGCGATTCATCATCGCATTGGGATAGGTTTTTGAACCAATCAAGTATTGCAGACGTTTCCCTTCCTCTGTCAAAACACCAAATTCCCAATCGTTGGGGTCGTAATCAGGATAACTGGCCATCGCTAAAATCCGACCCGTCTCATTTTCCAACATGACCAGAGAGCCGCTGTAGGCAGACAAAGCCTGATAGGAAGGCCATACCTGCTGGCGGATCGTCGTCAGCGATTTTTCCAAACATTCTTCCGCTGTCAGCTGCAAGTCGATGTCCACGGTCAGATGAAGATCCCGGCCGGCCACCGGCTCGATTCGCTCCAGAACACGGATGAGGTTATCCTGTGAATCAACTTCCACAACCAAACCGCCGTCCTTACCGCGCAAAACCGACTCATAGGAGCGTTCCAATCCGGCACGGCCGACTAAATCACCGGCTTTATAGCCTTGATTGGCAGCCCAACCATCCAAATCTTCCTGAGAAATCTCCGCGATATAACCCAAAACATGAGCAAGTGTCGCGCCGTAGATGTATTCCCGAATCGGCAGACTATCGATATAGACGCCGGGTAGACTTTCACTTTGTTCCTTCACCCGCGTCACCGTAGTAAAATCCACATTTACGGCAACATTGACAGGTTCCGCCTTTGTTTCCCGGTTATTCACTTTATCCAGAATAGTTTCTACCGGCAGATTCAGTAAAACTGCCAGGAGTTCGGCCGATTGCCGCACTTTTTCTTCGCCTAAATCGATCATCCTGACGGAATAGGCGGCTCGGCTGGTCACCAGCAATTTGCCATTGCAGTCGTAGATATCGCCGCGCTGCGCCAGCACGGTCAGGATTCGGATCCGATTTCCTTGAGATGAGGAATCATATTCCTCCCCCTTCACGATTTGCAGATAAAAAAGTCTGCCGATCAACAGAACCCCAACCGCGACAAGGCAGATCACGATAAAGCGAAACCGTCTGCGGCTGTCCATTTCGGCAAGATACTCCGGATTCATGATTTCATCACCAGCTTATTTCTTTAATAGCGCTTCCCTGCGCGACTGCCAGCGCAATAAATAACGCACCAGGTAATAAATCAAACTAAAAACCACCGATTGCTGCAGAAATAAAATACCGATTCCCGTCCAATAAGAACCTTTTGGCCAAAAAACGCCACCGTAAAACAGCCAATAGCAAATACGCTGGAAAAGTTCAGCCAGTAAAAACAAAGCGGAAGCAGCCAGCAACGGAACTCCCAGCTGATTTTCAATATACATGTCATGCAATTTCCCCGCTGCAAAACCACAGAGTGCCTTCATGATGATTTGCAGACCGAAGGGCTGTCCAATCAAACAATCGCACAGCAATCCGGCTGTCAAACCGAAAATCATACCTTCGTTTGATCCTTTTAGTAAAGCAAAAGCAATCACCAATAAAAGCATCAAATCGACTTTCAGTCTTCCCAAGAAAAAATTGGGCAAGACAAGGATTTGCAGCAATAAGAACACGACGATAATCAGCAGCCAAAATAGCTTTTGTTTCACTGCGGCACCCCGCTTGCAAGGTTATTGTTGGCGGTTACCGTCGGTACCGATTGCACATTGCGCAAAATCATCACTTCATAGAGACTATAGAAATCAGAAATCATTTCGACCTCTGCCGTCTGATGCATACCGGATGCTTCCTCTGCACAACGGACGACTTTGCCAATCACCAGACCTTCCGGATATATATCGCTTAAGCCGGAAGTGACTACCAAATCTCCTTCTTTCACCACCGCATCGGATGAAATAAAAGACATGGTTAAGGTCGGTGTCTGGGCTCCGTTTCCGCTGACAATACCGAGGCAGCCGCTGGATTGAATGCGGACTCCAACCGAGGAAAGCTCATCAGTCAGCAGCATCAATTCGGCGGTGGCTTCCGTCACCTGAACAATTTTACCAATCAGACCCGAAGTAGAAACAGCCACCATATTCTTTGATATTCCATCCTTGCTGCCCAGCCCCAGGATATAGCGGCTGGACCAATTCGAAGCAGGCCAGCCAATGATTTTGGCGATTTCGATTTCATATTGTAAATTGGTTTGTTTAAAATCCAACATTTGCTGCAGCCGCTGATTTTCCGCTTCCACTGTCAGCATTCGGGAATAAGCCTGCAGCAGGAGATCATTTTGTTCTTTCAATTCCGCGTTTTCTTCTTTTAATGTTTGCAGGGAACGCAGCGTATCAACGGATTCTCTCCACCAGTCAAGGATTTCAGCCGACCATTTTTGCATAGGAGCCAAAACATCACGGGTAACACCCTGAACCGTACTGCTGATACTGCTGGTCCGCACATCAAAAGCTATCATTAAGCAAAGCAAAATAACGCCTGCAATGATCCATAAAGTGAAACGATCCTTTTTTGGCGTTTGATTTTGCATACTGAAGCCTCCCTCAGAAAAACCTGTCTCTTCCAACGGAACGAATTGACCGCAAGAAAATTAAAAATTCTTGCAATCGCGCAGACTAAGCCATTTTCCATGTCCGATCACCAAGTGATCCAGCAAGGGAATCCCCATCACTTTACCCGCTTCTACCAGGTTTTGCGTCACTTTCATGTCTTCCGCACTGGGAGTCGGGTCGCCGCTGGGATGGTTATGGGCAACGATAATTCCGGCTGCGGCATGCTGCAGCGCCGATTTAAAAACTTCACGCGGATGCACTACCGTGGAATTGAGCGTACCGATAAAGACGACATCCTGATGAATCAGCTGATTCTTGCTGTTCAAGGAAAGCACCAGGAATTTCTCCTGATTCTCCTGCCGCAGCAAAGGCATTAAAAAAGCAGCAACCTCGTCAGGACATGTCAGGATGAGCTGGTCTTGCGGTGCTGCTATCCGCAAGGCAATCTCCAGCAAAGCGGCCAATTCGGCTGCTTTTGCCTTACCCAGTCCCTTTTCCTGATATAATTGTTGATACTCCAAGCCAACCAACCCACGCAGGCCGCCATATGTCTGCAAGAGCCTTGCTGCTAAGGTCATGACATCAGTTCCTTTATAGCCGGTACGCAGCAAAATAGCCAGGAGTTCTTCATCGCGAAGTCTCTTCACTCCCTCTGCCTGCAGCCGCTCGCGCGGCTTGCTTTCCTGCGGTAAAAGATGAAAATAATTCTTGTTTTCACCGTTCTCATCCATTGGGTATCACCTATGTCTGCTTTCTTTAAGATTGCACCAATTCAATCAAGCGGCACAAACGATAAAGAGGCAGTCCCACTACATTATTGTAACAGCCGTCAATTTTCTCGATGAACATGGCTGCTGTTCCCTGAATTGCGTAAGCGCCGGCTTTCCCCATCGGTTCGTCGCTGGCTGCATACTGCCGGAGCAGCGCCTCCGAAGGATCTCCCATCGTAACATTTGTGATTTCTACTGCCTCCGCCTGTTTACCGGTCAAGGTATCCCGTACAACGATGCCGGTCATGACCTGATGCGTTTTGCCTGCCAATTGGTGCAGCATGCGCAAAGCATCATCATGATCGATCGGTTTGCCTAGACATTGGCCATTCAAAACAACAAGCGTATCCGCTCCAATCACAACAGCATCCGGATGCCGCTGCGCTGTATCGGCAACTTTTTGCCGTGCCAGACACAGTACCGTCTGTTCCGGCGATAACCCAGCCGGAACCAGCTCCTCAAGATTGCTGGGATCGGCTTGAAAAGGCAGCTGAATTTGTTGCAGCAACTCTTTTCGGCGCGGAGAGTTGCTGGCTAAGATGAAAGCTTTCATCAGCCTACTCCCTATTTATCCAATAATCTGAAAATGAGTATAGAAATCAAGAGTCCGATCAAAGAACCCAGATTGAAGCGAATCATAAATTGCAAACTCAGATCAAGCAAAGCACTCGTTAAAATAAATGGCTCCACATTGCCGATTTCCAGGCCGAGGCGTGCCAGCGGCAGCCAATTTCCGATGAAGTCGCCCAGTAAACCACCAATCAGCAAACCAAGGAAAATCGCTAAAACCAACCACCAGCGTGAGATCCTGCGTTTTGATCTGAACATAAAGCTCCCCCTAATCACTTCGTTCTGCTGTTTCAGTGGATTCTGATAAAAAACCACATACTAACGAATACACTGATGCAAAGGATGTATTTCATTTTATCATTAAACCGTCCCTTTTACAACCGCTTTCCTCTTGGAGATATGAACTTTTTTCGTCTTTCTTTTGACAGCTATGCAGGATTTCACTGCATTTTGAGCGAATGTAGTGTGAATCGTATACAAATGAAGTATACAAAAGTGAAGGAGGGTTCGCTTCTGATGGATCAAATGACAATTCAAGATGTCTTATCCGTGAAATATCTGAGCGGGTTACCCAAATGGTCCGATGACGGAAAATGGCTGCTCTACAAATGGAATGATGGCGGAGTCCATGATCTTTGGCTGATCAATCCGCAAGCAAAACAGCCGGCTGTACAGCTGACCCATGCCAAATCCGGTGTTGCCGATTTTTCATGGCGTCCCCACCGCCATGAACTTGCTTATGTCATGGACGGCTCGCTCTATCGGATGCAGATCGATCAGCCGTCTGCAGCACAGCAGCTGACCTGGCAAGGCGGTATCATGGGGTGTCTTGCCTTCAGCCCCGACGGCGAATGGCTGGCTTTTACCGATGCAAA comes from the Negativicutes bacterium genome and includes:
- a CDS encoding Maf family protein → MKAFILASNSPRRKELLQQIQLPFQADPSNLEELVPAGLSPEQTVLCLARQKVADTAQRHPDAVVIGADTLVVLNGQCLGKPIDHDDALRMLHQLAGKTHQVMTGIVVRDTLTGKQAEAVEITNVTMGDPSEALLRQYAASDEPMGKAGAYAIQGTAAMFIEKIDGCYNNVVGLPLYRLCRLIELVQS
- the mrdA gene encoding penicillin-binding protein 2, whose amino-acid sequence is MNPEYLAEMDSRRRFRFIVICLVAVGVLLIGRLFYLQIVKGEEYDSSSQGNRIRILTVLAQRGDIYDCNGKLLVTSRAAYSVRMIDLGEEKVRQSAELLAVLLNLPVETILDKVNNRETKAEPVNVAVNVDFTTVTRVKEQSESLPGVYIDSLPIREYIYGATLAHVLGYIAEISQEDLDGWAANQGYKAGDLVGRAGLERSYESVLRGKDGGLVVEVDSQDNLIRVLERIEPVAGRDLHLTVDIDLQLTAEECLEKSLTTIRQQVWPSYQALSAYSGSLVMLENETGRILAMASYPDYDPNDWEFGVLTEEGKRLQYLIGSKTYPNAMMNRTVLAALAPGSIFKPITLAAALESGVLQLDETVECKGYYDTLDSVNPPKCWVYPNSHGWLTGTQAISHSCNSFFYEMGRRVGIDRLDYYASLFGLGEDTGFKDLLYEAEGDYSFTHRSNPEYKLWASENGLIADEPWYEGETIFSAIGQEFSAFTPLQMVDVMAQLANKGERYAPALVDYIQNADDSIEQVYQKTLMESIELKDSTWNAIQEGLVGVTKAGGTSETASFGTQAALNLWQDLPYDVAAKTGTAQVANDPYDLKSDAWFSAYAPADNPKIAITMSVEAGRSGSSACAPTVSQLIRQYFGNTKLNLQFIN
- the radC gene encoding DNA repair protein RadC, with translation MDENGENKNYFHLLPQESKPRERLQAEGVKRLRDEELLAILLRTGYKGTDVMTLAARLLQTYGGLRGLVGLEYQQLYQEKGLGKAKAAELAALLEIALRIAAPQDQLILTCPDEVAAFLMPLLRQENQEKFLVLSLNSKNQLIHQDVVFIGTLNSTVVHPREVFKSALQHAAAGIIVAHNHPSGDPTPSAEDMKVTQNLVEAGKVMGIPLLDHLVIGHGKWLSLRDCKNF
- the minD gene encoding septum site-determining protein MinD — protein: MGKIYAIVSGKGGTGKTTVTANLGAALAMQGKKVLLIDGDAGLRNLDLLLGLETEVSLDFSHVIQHICPAEKAILTVPYFPTLFFLAAAEKTTEFPVFETTELLRQLREQYDFILLDCPAGLGDFYRLATSQADAFICVTIPDIAAVQNARRTLQEAARHSSAEIYLIINRVQFQVMHRGEMLDIESICQIIPAMLLGIVPEDAGCTRAANQGELLVLSDQSAASQSFRRIARRLLGEKISFPRQEKQIQVRRGFFTQLIGLFHKESEFHE
- a CDS encoding MFS transporter, translating into MEENWQRNLYILWIGTFIAGTSFSLVSPFLPLLLQEIGQESNVEFWSGLIFSASFITSSIMSPIWGSLADRFGKKPMIIRSGLGIALTYFMMFFATQPWHLLVCRLLNGLLSGFIPSAISLVATNTPEHRVGRSLSLISTASNAGSVIGPLFGGLLAAAFGMRQTMLIGGGTLLLATVVVIFGVQEKILKTEKPRSNILQDLKEASYNRSLMAMLITQTMITLSLMIIQPVLTLFIGQLGVGENVATYSGIIFSLAGIASVIAAPIWARYGEKIGFRNTLSYSLVGVAMMNLLQIFAHNVYVFAAMRFAYGLFLAGVVPAVNAIIAASVPLEFRGRAFGISNSFNGFGGALGPLIGGAIGTWLGIRFVFLFAAVSIVVNLIWIRLVFKKGVENSTATPG
- the rodA gene encoding rod shape-determining protein RodA, which translates into the protein MNFFHFDRRLLKNADWQLIGIMILFLIVSSFVIYSASRDLVEDQPYYYIIRHLLAMFLGMVLFFMSAMVDYSIWNHFSRWVYGIMIGLLILVLLLGREGNYGGQSWIPLGPLSLQPVELAKIMLSLTLAKLLLDENRLKSIRCLGPLLLLVLVPLGLVLLQPDLGSGLVLLAIWLGMVFVAGLDWRYIAAVIAAGCASVPLLWGHLEEYQKVRLLIFTNLEYYKTNSAYGKYTWQLIQSMIAIGSGRLWGKGFLQGTQTQLEFLPEKHSDMIFSSLAEEFGFVGASLMIVLYLILIYRIFFISFHAEDRYGKLICAGIGSMLLFHLLINVGMTLGVMPVTGIPWPLMSYASSNLMAVLWGLGIVTSVAMRSNKTLFHN
- the mreC gene encoding rod shape-determining protein MreC yields the protein MQNQTPKKDRFTLWIIAGVILLCLMIAFDVRTSSISSTVQGVTRDVLAPMQKWSAEILDWWRESVDTLRSLQTLKEENAELKEQNDLLLQAYSRMLTVEAENQRLQQMLDFKQTNLQYEIEIAKIIGWPASNWSSRYILGLGSKDGISKNMVAVSTSGLIGKIVQVTEATAELMLLTDELSSVGVRIQSSGCLGIVSGNGAQTPTLTMSFISSDAVVKEGDLVVTSGLSDIYPEGLVIGKVVRCAEEASGMHQTAEVEMISDFYSLYEVMILRNVQSVPTVTANNNLASGVPQ
- the mreD gene encoding rod shape-determining protein MreD; the protein is MKQKLFWLLIIVVFLLLQILVLPNFFLGRLKVDLMLLLVIAFALLKGSNEGMIFGLTAGLLCDCLIGQPFGLQIIMKALCGFAAGKLHDMYIENQLGVPLLAASALFLLAELFQRICYWLFYGGVFWPKGSYWTGIGILFLQQSVVFSLIYYLVRYLLRWQSRREALLKK